One window of the Emcibacter sp. genome contains the following:
- a CDS encoding DUF4136 domain-containing protein — translation MRNVIKTVFALCLLGMLSACANTFTSDVTSFHSLSRPTGEKIVIVPMDESLQGSLEFATYANILGNELGKLGYKPAAGGTADLIVELDYGVDDGKVFVRTFGGFYPHSYWDWGFYDPYYYGYYSYYYRPYWPYRSPWMYGGFHHRPEVQSYVKYNRILKVNIRPNFEGAKNIYEGRVEGIGRSKDLTELVPLMIRALFQNFPGTSGTTQKVVLDLDK, via the coding sequence ATGAGAAATGTGATTAAAACCGTTTTTGCGCTCTGTCTTCTCGGCATGCTTTCCGCATGCGCCAACACCTTTACCTCAGATGTGACCAGTTTCCATTCACTATCCCGGCCGACCGGGGAAAAGATCGTGATCGTCCCCATGGATGAGAGTTTGCAGGGAAGTCTGGAATTTGCCACCTATGCCAATATTCTTGGCAACGAGCTTGGCAAACTGGGGTATAAGCCGGCCGCCGGCGGGACTGCCGACCTCATCGTGGAACTGGATTATGGCGTGGATGACGGCAAGGTCTTTGTCCGTACTTTTGGCGGGTTTTATCCTCATAGCTACTGGGACTGGGGGTTCTATGATCCCTATTACTATGGGTACTACAGCTATTATTACCGTCCCTACTGGCCATATCGGTCACCCTGGATGTATGGTGGTTTCCATCACCGTCCCGAAGTGCAGAGCTATGTGAAATACAATCGCATTCTAAAAGTAAATATCAGGCCGAATTTTGAAGGCGCCAAGAATATTTATGAAGGACGGGTAGAGGGAATCGGACGAAGCAAAGACCTGACGGAACTTGTACCTCTTATGATCCGCGCCCTGTTCCAGAATTTTCCGGGAACAAGTGGTACAACCCAGAAAGTTGTGCTGGATCTTGACAAATAA
- a CDS encoding [protein-PII] uridylyltransferase, with protein MRKVRNHLAIINGQKLLREFEQLKEEYSPDAIRMPLLELLKKTYQHGFEAIKRRCDDGESGIVLVRAQSYLTDEIIKFIYNATTEYIYYQPNPTKSEQLCLVAIGGYGRAEMAPYSDIDLLFLLPYKQTPWGEKVVEYMLYLMWDMGLKVGHATRTVTECIRLSKDDLTIKTSLLEARYIWGEKALFDEFLTRYDKEVIAGHEPEFIEQKLAERDERHHKMGDSRYVVEPNLKDGKGGLRDLQTLYWISKFIYGVHSVSEVVKKGVFTKEEYRQFQKAARFFYTVRCHLHFLVGRPEERITFDVQKTLAEKLGYTDRPGSSGVERFMKHYFLTAKNVGDLTRIFCSYLEAKHKRKPRLRMPGFGLKKKKIDGFPVDGSRISVTSVKTFADNPVEMIRIFYVAQKYNIDIHPKALRLIRQNLKKIDRNVRNDPVANHLFLEILTYRKGPGFILRMMNEAGVFGRFIPDFGRVVAQMQYDMYHVYTVDEHTIRAIELLSEVEQGTLAEDHPLANEIIHKVISRRVLYVAVLLHDIAKGRKGDHSVLGEEVARKLCPRFGLSAAETETVAWLVRWHLLMTMVAFKRDLNDPKTIADFAKQVQSPERLRLLLVLTVVDIRAVGPKIWNGWKGQLLRELYYNAEEYLLGGQIEGSHQHRVQEVLKGLRSRLPAWSDEEFEKFSERFYDNFWLALDENLLPRIAEIVRKADEEKETLSITTRSDEFREITELTVYTPDHPGLFARITGAIAVSGASIQDAKIFTTKDGMALDTFWIQESDESAFDDSAKQKKLKENIRDTLLGKILPREVLAQRRKSKTSKRTAVFTVEPVVLVDNNASNTYTVIEVNGLDRIGFLYDLSRTLMDMKVTIGSAHIATYGERALAVFFLKDLFGHKITHNQKLAQIEKNLLEVLSEDKSSGRVSQKKSEKTGKEVREAS; from the coding sequence ATGAGAAAAGTCAGAAATCATCTGGCGATTATTAACGGTCAGAAACTGCTTCGGGAATTCGAACAACTGAAGGAAGAATATTCTCCGGATGCGATCCGGATGCCGTTGCTTGAACTTCTGAAAAAGACCTATCAGCATGGCTTCGAAGCCATCAAACGACGCTGCGATGACGGGGAAAGCGGCATTGTGCTGGTCCGGGCCCAGAGTTACCTGACTGACGAAATCATCAAATTTATCTATAACGCAACGACTGAATATATCTATTATCAACCCAATCCGACCAAGTCGGAACAGCTTTGCCTGGTCGCCATTGGCGGTTATGGTCGCGCAGAAATGGCACCCTATTCGGACATCGATCTGTTATTCCTGCTGCCCTACAAGCAGACGCCCTGGGGGGAAAAGGTTGTCGAATATATGCTCTATCTTATGTGGGATATGGGCCTGAAAGTGGGACACGCGACCCGTACCGTTACGGAATGCATTCGCCTGTCCAAGGATGACCTGACCATCAAGACCTCGCTTCTGGAAGCCCGTTATATATGGGGGGAGAAGGCTCTTTTTGACGAATTCCTGACCAGATATGACAAGGAAGTTATCGCCGGGCATGAGCCGGAATTTATTGAACAGAAGCTGGCGGAACGGGACGAGCGTCATCATAAAATGGGTGACAGCCGTTATGTGGTCGAACCAAACCTGAAAGACGGCAAAGGCGGTCTTAGGGACCTGCAGACTCTTTACTGGATATCCAAGTTTATCTACGGCGTTCATTCGGTGTCGGAAGTGGTGAAAAAGGGCGTGTTCACGAAGGAGGAATATCGCCAGTTCCAGAAAGCCGCCAGATTCTTCTATACGGTTCGCTGCCACCTGCATTTTCTGGTCGGCCGACCCGAGGAACGCATCACCTTTGATGTCCAGAAAACCCTGGCGGAAAAGCTCGGTTATACCGACCGCCCGGGTTCATCCGGGGTTGAACGTTTCATGAAGCATTATTTCCTGACTGCGAAAAATGTCGGGGATCTGACCCGTATCTTCTGCTCTTACCTGGAAGCCAAACACAAGCGCAAACCGCGCCTCAGAATGCCGGGATTTGGGCTGAAGAAAAAGAAAATTGATGGTTTTCCGGTCGATGGCAGCAGGATTTCCGTGACAAGCGTCAAGACGTTTGCCGATAATCCTGTGGAAATGATCCGCATTTTTTATGTGGCCCAGAAGTATAATATTGATATCCATCCCAAGGCGTTGCGCCTGATCCGGCAGAACCTGAAGAAAATAGACAGGAATGTGCGCAATGACCCGGTGGCCAATCATCTGTTTCTGGAGATTCTGACCTATCGGAAAGGTCCGGGATTCATTCTGCGCATGATGAATGAAGCCGGTGTCTTCGGCCGGTTTATTCCTGATTTCGGCCGGGTTGTCGCCCAGATGCAATATGACATGTATCATGTCTATACGGTTGACGAACATACCATCCGGGCCATCGAGTTGTTGTCCGAGGTCGAACAGGGCACCCTGGCGGAGGATCATCCTCTGGCCAACGAAATTATTCACAAGGTTATTTCCCGCCGGGTCCTGTATGTGGCGGTTCTGCTGCATGATATTGCCAAGGGTCGCAAGGGCGATCATTCGGTTCTCGGGGAAGAGGTCGCGCGCAAACTCTGCCCACGTTTCGGATTGTCGGCGGCGGAGACCGAAACCGTGGCCTGGCTGGTGCGCTGGCACCTGCTTATGACCATGGTTGCGTTCAAGCGTGACCTTAATGATCCGAAGACCATTGCCGACTTTGCCAAACAGGTGCAAAGCCCGGAACGGCTCAGGCTCCTGCTTGTCCTGACAGTCGTGGATATCCGGGCGGTGGGTCCTAAAATCTGGAACGGCTGGAAGGGGCAGTTGCTCCGGGAGCTTTATTACAATGCCGAGGAATATCTTCTGGGCGGCCAGATCGAAGGCAGCCACCAGCACCGTGTTCAGGAAGTCCTGAAAGGACTGCGGTCCAGGTTGCCGGCCTGGTCGGATGAGGAATTCGAGAAATTTTCCGAGAGATTTTATGACAATTTCTGGCTGGCGCTGGATGAAAATCTGCTGCCGAGGATTGCGGAAATTGTCAGGAAAGCGGATGAAGAAAAGGAAACCCTGTCCATTACAACCCGGTCCGATGAATTCAGGGAGATTACGGAGCTCACCGTCTATACACCGGACCATCCCGGCCTGTTTGCCCGTATTACAGGGGCTATTGCGGTCAGCGGCGCATCCATTCAGGATGCCAAGATTTTCACCACCAAGGACGGCATGGCGCTGGATACATTCTGGATCCAGGAATCAGACGAAAGCGCCTTTGACGACAGCGCCAAGCAGAAAAAGCTGAAAGAGAATATCCGCGATACCCTGCTGGGTAAAATTCTGCCGCGGGAAGTTCTGGCCCAGCGCCGCAAAAGCAAAACCAGCAAACGCACTGCCGTCTTTACCGTGGAACCTGTTGTATTGGTGGATAACAACGCCAGCAACACCTATACGGTGATCGAGGTCAACGGCCTGGACCGGATTGGTTTTCTGTATGACCTGTCGCGGACGCTGATGGACATGAAAGTGACAATCGGCAGCGCCCATATTGCCACCTATGGTGAACGGGCGCTGGCGGTGTTTTTCCTCAAGGATCTGTTCGGTCATAAAATCACTCATAACCAGAAACTGGCCCAGATCGAGAAAAACCTTCTGGAAGTCTTGTCAGAGGATAAAAGCTCGGGCAGAGTGAGCCAGAAAAAGTCGGAAAAAACAGGTAAAGAAGTTCGGGAAGCGTCCTAG
- the mutS gene encoding DNA mismatch repair protein MutS has protein sequence MEKPAQKTSKPAKTTPMMEQFLEIKAAHPDYLLFYRMGDFYELFFDDAVKASEALDITLTKRGKHMEEDIPMCGVPVHAAESYLARLIRRGFKVAVCEQMEDPAEAKKRGAKSVVRRDVIRLVTPGTITEENLLDARQHNYLAALCVVQGCYGLAWLDISTGDFHVSAIEPSNLDAELARLRPGEVILPSSLLVDENIRHVLEEWSDRLSPQDSDGFDSRLAEKRLKEYFGVSVLDGLGSFGHAEMSACGALLNYVTETQKGKAPRLSRPVPVGEDSSMMIDGATRRNLELSVTLSGEKKGSLLSVIDRTVTGAGARLLFTRLSAPLMDPDLINRRLDKVAFFQEEEGFRRQCRDVLRKCPDMERALSRLSVGRGGPRDLAAIRDGLLQSDELGKMLRSVCDRQAREKILPPLELDEIMVHLGEHGALIELLDRALAEELPTIIRDGNFIAAGFHEELDEFRQLRDQSRQMIAALEGDYREKTGISALKVRHNNVLGYYIEVTATHADKMMAPPLSEEFIHRQTLASAVRFNSSELARLASKIGQAGARSLELEHDLFEQLVSTVLADWDAITLAARSLARLDVASSLAELAAGRNYSRPKVDDSLTFEIEAGRHPVVEAAVAGDQQGHFVANDCDLTGENRLWLITGPNMAGKSTFLRQNALISILAQMGSFVPARRAHIGVVDRLFSRVGASDDLARGRSTFMVEMVETAAILNQSGERSLVILDEIGRGTATYDGLSIAWAAVEHLHESNRCRGLFATHYHEMTALASKLANLSLHFMKVREWEGDVVFLHEVGPGAADRSYGIQVAKLAGLPPVVIKRARQVLDSLEQSSGGISKGRNMNLVADELPLFSVFQSGMEPEKGYASEVEEMLETINPDDLAPREALELLYRLKELSDKQSG, from the coding sequence ATGGAAAAACCAGCTCAGAAAACATCGAAACCTGCCAAAACCACGCCCATGATGGAGCAGTTTCTCGAGATCAAGGCGGCGCATCCGGATTATCTGTTGTTTTACCGGATGGGGGATTTTTACGAGTTGTTTTTTGATGATGCGGTCAAGGCGTCGGAGGCGCTGGATATCACCCTGACCAAGCGCGGCAAGCATATGGAGGAAGATATCCCCATGTGCGGGGTGCCTGTGCATGCGGCTGAAAGCTATCTGGCCCGCCTGATCCGCAGGGGATTCAAGGTGGCGGTCTGCGAACAGATGGAAGATCCGGCCGAAGCCAAGAAACGCGGCGCCAAGTCGGTGGTGCGCCGGGATGTGATCCGGCTGGTGACGCCGGGCACCATTACCGAGGAAAACCTGCTCGATGCCCGACAGCATAACTATCTGGCGGCTCTTTGTGTGGTTCAGGGTTGCTACGGGTTGGCCTGGCTGGATATCTCCACTGGTGATTTTCATGTCAGCGCCATCGAACCGTCCAACCTGGATGCGGAGCTTGCCCGTCTGCGCCCCGGCGAGGTCATTTTACCGTCCAGTCTTCTGGTGGACGAGAATATCCGCCATGTGCTTGAGGAATGGTCCGACCGCCTCAGTCCCCAGGACAGTGACGGATTTGACAGCCGGCTAGCGGAAAAGCGCCTGAAGGAGTATTTCGGGGTTTCGGTCCTGGACGGCCTCGGCAGCTTCGGACATGCGGAAATGTCGGCCTGCGGGGCGCTGCTCAATTATGTGACGGAAACCCAGAAAGGCAAGGCGCCCCGGCTATCCCGGCCGGTGCCGGTGGGTGAAGACAGCAGCATGATGATCGACGGGGCGACCCGCCGCAATCTGGAACTGAGCGTGACTTTGAGTGGAGAGAAAAAGGGCAGTCTGCTGAGTGTCATCGACCGGACGGTGACCGGGGCAGGGGCGCGACTTTTGTTCACCCGTCTCAGTGCGCCGCTGATGGATCCCGACCTGATCAACCGGCGGCTCGACAAGGTGGCCTTTTTCCAGGAAGAGGAAGGTTTTCGCCGCCAGTGCCGGGACGTCCTGCGCAAATGCCCGGATATGGAACGGGCGCTGTCCCGCCTGTCTGTGGGCCGCGGCGGTCCTCGGGATCTTGCCGCCATCCGTGATGGTCTCCTGCAGTCCGACGAACTGGGGAAGATGCTGCGGAGCGTCTGTGACCGCCAAGCGCGGGAAAAGATCCTGCCGCCGCTGGAACTGGATGAAATTATGGTTCATCTGGGTGAACATGGTGCGCTGATCGAACTTCTGGACCGGGCGCTGGCCGAGGAACTGCCGACCATCATCCGGGACGGTAACTTTATTGCGGCGGGTTTCCACGAGGAACTTGACGAGTTTCGCCAGTTGCGCGATCAGAGCCGGCAGATGATTGCCGCCCTGGAAGGGGATTACCGGGAAAAGACCGGCATCAGTGCCCTGAAGGTCCGGCATAATAATGTGCTGGGATATTATATCGAGGTCACGGCCACCCATGCGGATAAAATGATGGCGCCGCCGTTATCCGAGGAATTTATTCATCGCCAGACCCTGGCCAGTGCAGTGCGTTTCAACAGTTCGGAACTGGCGAGACTGGCCAGCAAGATCGGCCAGGCCGGGGCCCGCTCTCTGGAGCTGGAACATGACCTTTTCGAGCAGCTTGTCAGTACGGTGCTGGCCGATTGGGATGCCATTACTCTGGCCGCCCGTTCGCTGGCGCGGCTCGATGTGGCCTCCTCGCTGGCCGAGCTTGCCGCCGGACGGAATTATAGCCGGCCCAAAGTGGACGACAGCCTGACATTCGAGATTGAGGCCGGTCGCCATCCGGTGGTCGAGGCGGCTGTTGCCGGTGACCAGCAGGGCCATTTTGTTGCCAATGACTGTGATTTGACCGGGGAAAACCGCTTGTGGCTGATCACCGGTCCCAACATGGCCGGTAAAAGTACGTTTCTCAGGCAGAATGCCCTGATTTCCATTCTGGCGCAGATGGGCAGTTTTGTGCCCGCCCGCAGGGCCCATATCGGGGTTGTCGACCGCTTGTTCAGCCGGGTCGGCGCCAGTGACGATCTGGCCCGGGGCAGGTCCACTTTCATGGTCGAGATGGTGGAAACAGCCGCCATCCTCAACCAGTCCGGGGAACGTTCGCTGGTGATACTGGATGAAATCGGCCGGGGTACCGCCACCTACGACGGTCTGTCCATCGCCTGGGCGGCAGTGGAACATCTGCATGAGTCCAACCGCTGTCGCGGCCTTTTCGCCACTCACTACCATGAAATGACGGCCCTGGCCTCGAAACTCGCGAATCTGTCCTTACATTTTATGAAGGTCAGGGAATGGGAAGGTGATGTGGTGTTCCTGCACGAAGTAGGCCCGGGTGCTGCCGACCGTTCCTATGGCATACAGGTGGCCAAACTGGCGGGATTGCCGCCGGTAGTGATCAAGCGGGCCCGGCAGGTGCTGGACAGTCTGGAACAGAGCAGCGGCGGCATCAGCAAGGGCCGGAATATGAATCTCGTGGCTGATGAATTGCCACTTTTTTCAGTATTTCAGTCTGGTATGGAGCCAGAAAAAGGATATGCTTCAGAAGTCGAAGAGATGCTGGAGACAATAAATCCCGATGATCTTGCCCCGAGGGAAGCGCTGGAGCTTCTGTACAGGCTAAAGGAACTTTCGGATAAACAATCAGGGTAA
- a CDS encoding DUF2333 family protein: MWQKFTDFRYWVADHMSFSLVRSLMLGLLVLVILYFTLGAMLIHTVGDDPEFEPDSYVRKGSSSYAVAMASALVDREVNKHAWISNDPFFYPSAFLDNMAHFQQGIVAAVARFSYDLKDQLGRTRGSSMEDPDLKNATSALQYAGDQWVWEPSISLLPVSSSEAQYRAGLNKLRAYNKRLADGAAVFERRGDNLLATLDRFSLDVGASSASIDRHIREGIGCMFDMEADDVFYNVKGQAYAYYMILKGLRQDFDQIVSDRELSTTWDEMEKSLAAIIALDPLVVSNCSPDSMFLPNHLAAQGFYLLRARTQLKELANILLK; encoded by the coding sequence ATGTGGCAGAAGTTCACTGATTTCAGATACTGGGTCGCAGACCATATGAGCTTTTCCCTGGTCCGGTCCCTGATGCTTGGGTTGTTGGTCCTCGTCATCCTCTATTTTACACTGGGAGCCATGCTTATCCACACGGTGGGTGACGATCCCGAGTTCGAACCGGACAGCTATGTTCGCAAGGGTAGTTCCAGCTATGCGGTGGCCATGGCGTCTGCCCTTGTTGACCGGGAAGTGAACAAACATGCCTGGATCAGCAATGATCCCTTTTTCTACCCCAGCGCCTTTCTCGATAATATGGCCCATTTCCAGCAGGGTATTGTCGCGGCGGTGGCCCGCTTCAGTTATGATCTCAAGGACCAGCTTGGCCGCACCCGCGGGTCAAGCATGGAAGACCCTGATCTGAAAAATGCCACCAGCGCCCTTCAGTATGCCGGCGACCAGTGGGTATGGGAACCGTCCATTTCCCTGCTTCCGGTGTCCTCGTCCGAAGCACAATACCGGGCCGGGCTGAACAAGCTCCGCGCCTATAACAAACGTCTTGCAGACGGGGCGGCGGTGTTTGAGAGGAGAGGGGACAACCTGCTTGCCACCCTTGACCGTTTTTCCCTGGATGTCGGCGCCTCCTCAGCCAGCATTGACCGGCATATCCGGGAAGGGATTGGCTGCATGTTTGATATGGAGGCAGATGATGTTTTTTATAACGTCAAGGGACAGGCTTATGCCTACTACATGATTTTAAAGGGACTTCGCCAGGATTTTGACCAGATCGTCTCGGATCGTGAGCTATCGACTACCTGGGATGAAATGGAAAAAAGCCTTGCTGCCATTATTGCTCTTGACCCGCTAGTGGTGTCCAATTGCTCGCCGGATTCCATGTTTTTGCCAAATCATCTTGCCGCTCAGGGGTTTTATCTGCTGCGGGCCAGGACCCAGCTCAAGGAACTGGCCAATATTCTGCTCAAATAA
- the murJ gene encoding murein biosynthesis integral membrane protein MurJ gives MSILKATAIFGSFTFLSRILGFVRDILMASILGAGMVADCFVVAFKLPNFFRRLFAEGAFSAAFVPIFSATLEQDGREEAVKFAEEAFAGLLIILLLLVGLMELFAPAVIYILAGGFADDTVKFDLAVLLTRITFPFILFISLVSLLGGILNALGRFAETAAMPIILNIFLISSLVFAANLMETPAHALAVAVSLAGFVQLVWLLMACRRAGYRIRIKWPHMTPKVKELLRIMAPAALGAGVIQLNLMLDMILASHLPDGSMSYLFYADRLNQLPIGVIGVALGTVLLPMLAREIAAGNGHQVIHSQNRAIEMGLFFTVPAAVAFIVVPYELIHVLLERNQFTHEDTVQTSLALAAYAAGLPAYVLAKVFSPGYFARKDTKTPVKFAMIALVVNVVLNIALMIPFKHVGLALATAISAWLNVVLLCGGLVRRGHFRFDEQVIGRLARYVICSLLMGVVVWYVSVLVNPLISGAFYQKITGIAVLVVSGIAVYILLAFLTGAVRREDLLKLRRRKL, from the coding sequence ATGTCCATTCTTAAAGCCACCGCCATTTTTGGCAGTTTTACTTTTCTAAGCCGTATTCTGGGGTTTGTCCGGGATATCCTGATGGCGTCCATTCTTGGCGCCGGCATGGTGGCGGACTGCTTTGTTGTCGCTTTCAAGCTGCCCAACTTTTTCCGCAGATTGTTTGCCGAAGGCGCCTTCAGCGCCGCTTTCGTACCGATCTTTTCCGCCACCCTGGAACAGGACGGCCGGGAAGAGGCGGTTAAATTCGCCGAAGAAGCCTTTGCCGGACTGCTGATTATCCTGCTTCTGCTTGTCGGGCTGATGGAATTATTCGCCCCGGCGGTGATCTATATCCTGGCTGGCGGGTTTGCCGACGATACGGTCAAATTTGATCTCGCGGTTCTTCTGACCCGGATTACTTTTCCCTTCATTCTGTTTATTTCCCTGGTTTCCCTGCTGGGGGGGATACTGAATGCGCTGGGCCGGTTTGCCGAGACTGCGGCCATGCCCATCATCCTGAATATTTTTCTGATTTCCTCCCTGGTTTTTGCGGCCAACCTGATGGAAACGCCGGCGCATGCGTTGGCGGTTGCGGTTTCCTTGGCCGGGTTTGTCCAGCTTGTGTGGCTCCTGATGGCCTGCCGCCGGGCCGGGTACCGGATCAGAATCAAATGGCCTCATATGACGCCGAAAGTGAAGGAACTTTTGCGTATCATGGCGCCGGCCGCCCTGGGGGCAGGGGTGATCCAGCTTAACCTGATGCTGGATATGATCCTGGCCTCCCATCTTCCCGACGGTTCCATGTCGTATCTTTTTTATGCTGATCGTCTCAATCAGTTGCCCATCGGCGTGATCGGAGTGGCGCTGGGAACCGTGCTTCTGCCCATGCTGGCCCGGGAAATCGCCGCCGGAAACGGTCATCAGGTCATCCACAGCCAGAACCGGGCCATCGAAATGGGCCTGTTTTTCACCGTTCCCGCCGCTGTGGCCTTCATTGTTGTCCCCTATGAACTGATCCATGTTTTGCTGGAACGCAACCAGTTTACCCATGAAGATACCGTTCAGACATCGCTGGCGCTGGCGGCCTATGCGGCGGGTCTGCCGGCTTACGTATTGGCCAAGGTGTTCAGCCCGGGATATTTTGCCCGCAAGGATACCAAAACGCCGGTAAAATTCGCCATGATTGCGCTGGTGGTCAATGTGGTGCTCAATATCGCCCTGATGATTCCCTTCAAACATGTGGGGCTGGCCCTGGCGACGGCCATTTCCGCCTGGCTCAATGTCGTACTGCTGTGTGGCGGCCTGGTTCGCCGCGGACATTTCCGGTTTGATGAACAGGTCATTGGCCGGCTGGCCAGATATGTGATCTGCAGCCTGCTTATGGGCGTCGTCGTCTGGTATGTGTCTGTTCTGGTCAACCCGCTTATTTCCGGCGCATTTTATCAAAAGATCACCGGTATTGCCGTGCTGGTTGTCTCAGGTATCGCCGTTTATATCCTGCTTGCCTTTCTGACCGGGGCGGTGCGTCGGGAGGATCTGCTGAAATTGCGGCGCCGAAAACTCTGA
- the trpS gene encoding tryptophan--tRNA ligase: protein MTETKSSSTHERVFSGVQPSGNLTLGNYLGAIRNWVGLQKNYESIFCVVDMHAITVWQEPEVLRNATREVAAGMIASGVDPKESIIFNQSQVRQHAELAWIFNCVARLGWLNRMTQFKEKAGKNKERASVGLYVYPNLMAADILLYKATHVPVGEDQKQHLELTRDIAQKFNSDYGVDFFPDVEPLILGEATRVMSLRDGTNKMSKSDPSDMSRINLTDDRETIARKIRKARTDSEPLPSDPDGLEGRAEAKNLITIYGALSNKTSAEVCSMYAGKGFADFKRDLADLSVEVLGPITEEMKRLTEEKTFVDSVLREGAEKAATIAEPILQEIHEIVGFLKP, encoded by the coding sequence ATGACAGAAACCAAATCCTCTTCAACTCACGAACGCGTGTTTTCCGGTGTTCAGCCGTCAGGAAATCTGACCCTTGGGAACTACCTTGGCGCCATCCGTAACTGGGTCGGCCTGCAGAAGAACTATGAAAGCATATTCTGTGTCGTTGACATGCATGCCATTACCGTCTGGCAGGAGCCCGAAGTCTTGCGCAATGCAACCCGTGAAGTGGCGGCCGGCATGATTGCCTCCGGCGTGGACCCGAAGGAATCTATCATCTTTAATCAGAGCCAGGTGCGTCAGCATGCGGAACTGGCCTGGATTTTCAACTGCGTGGCGCGTCTCGGCTGGCTTAATCGCATGACCCAGTTCAAGGAGAAAGCGGGCAAGAACAAGGAACGCGCCAGCGTCGGCCTCTATGTCTATCCGAACCTGATGGCGGCGGATATCCTGCTCTATAAGGCGACCCATGTGCCGGTGGGCGAGGACCAGAAGCAGCATCTGGAACTGACCCGGGATATCGCCCAGAAGTTTAATAGCGACTATGGCGTGGATTTCTTCCCGGATGTGGAACCACTGATTCTGGGCGAGGCCACCCGGGTTATGTCCCTGCGGGACGGGACCAACAAAATGAGCAAGTCCGATCCGTCCGACATGTCCCGTATTAACCTGACTGACGATCGCGAAACCATCGCCAGGAAAATCAGGAAAGCCCGCACCGACAGTGAACCGCTGCCGTCCGATCCCGACGGTCTGGAAGGACGCGCTGAAGCCAAAAACCTGATCACAATTTATGGCGCCTTGTCCAATAAAACCTCTGCAGAAGTCTGCAGCATGTATGCCGGCAAGGGGTTTGCAGATTTCAAACGGGATCTTGCGGATCTGAGCGTCGAGGTTCTGGGGCCCATCACAGAGGAAATGAAGCGGCTGACAGAGGAAAAAACCTTTGTTGACAGTGTGTTGCGTGAAGGGGCGGAAAAAGCGGCTACCATTGCTGAACCGATTTTACAGGAAATTCACGAAATTGTTGGTTTCTTGAAACCATGA